One window from the genome of Cricetulus griseus strain 17A/GY chromosome 2, alternate assembly CriGri-PICRH-1.0, whole genome shotgun sequence encodes:
- the Slc38a4 gene encoding sodium-coupled neutral amino acid transporter 4 isoform X3: MDPMELRNVNIEPEDESSSGESIPDSYLRMGNSEKAAMSSQFANEDAESQRFLTNGFLGKKKLADYGDEHHPGTTSFGMSSFNLSNAIMGSGILGLSYAMANTGIVLFIIMLLTVAILSLYSVHLLLKTAKEGGSLIYEKLGEKAFGWPGKIGAFISITMQNIGAMSSYLFIIKYELPEVIRAFMGLEENTGEWYLNGNYLVIFVSVGVILPLSLLKNLGYLGYTSGFSLTCMVFFVSVVIYKKFQIPCPLPVLDHSVGNLTFNSTLPIHVIMLPNNSESTGVNFMMDYTHRNPAGLDENQATGPLHSSGVEYEAHTGDKCQPKYFVFNSRTAYAIPILAFAFVCHPEVLPIYSELKDRSRRKMQTVSNISITGMLVMYLLAALFGYLTFYGEVEDELLHAYSKVYTFDTPLLMVRVAVLVAVTLTVPIVLFPIRTSVITLLFPKRPFSWIKHFLIAAVIIALNNVLVILVPTIKYIFGFIGASSATMLIFILPAAFYLKLVKKEPLRSPQKVGALVFLVTGIIFMLGSMALIIIDWIYNPPNPKHH, encoded by the exons ATGGACCCCATGGAACTGAGAAATGTCAACATCGAGCCTGAGGACGAGAGCAGCAGTGGAGAAAGTATCCCAGACAGCTACCTGAGGATGGGGAACTCTGAAAAGGCAGCCATGAGCAG TCAATTTGCTAATGAGGATGCCGAAAGTCAGAGGTTCCTAACAAATGGATTTTTGGGGAAGAAGAAGCTGGCCGATTACGGGGATGAACAC CACCCTGGAACGACTTCCTTCGGAATGTCCTCCTTCAACCTGAGTAATGCCATCATGGGCAGTGGAATCTTGGGCTTGTCCTATGCCATGGCCAACACAGGGATCGTCCTTTTTAT AATCATGTTGCTGACTGTGGCAATATTATCACTCTATTCGGTTCATCTTCTATTAAAGACAGCCAAGGAAGGAG GGTCtttaatttatgaaaaattaGGGGAAAAGGCATTTGGATGGCCTGGGAAAATTGGAGCCTTTATCTCCATTACAATGCAAAATATTGGAG CAATGTCAAGCTACCTCTTCATCATTAAATACGAACTACCTGAAGTAATCAGAGCATTCATGGGACTTGAAGAAAACACTGG gGAATGGTACCTCAATGGCAACTACCTCGTGATATTTGTGTCTGTGGGAGTTATCCTTCCACTCTCTCTCCTTAAAAATTTAG GTTACCTTGGCTACACCAGTGGATTTTCCCTGACGTGCATGGTGTTTTTTGTCAGTGTG GTGATTTACAAAAAATTTCAAATACCCTGCCCACTGCCTGTGCTGGATCACAGTGTTGGAAACCTGACGTTCAACAGCACACTTCCAATACACGTGATTATGTTGCCCAATAACTCAGAGAGCACTGGTGTGAACTTCATGATGGACTACACTCACCGAAACCCTGCAGGGCTGGATGAGAACCAGGCTACAGGCCCTCTTCACAGCAGTGGAGTGGAGTATGAAGCCCACACTGGTGACAAGTGTCAGCCCAAATACTTTGTATTTAATTCCCGG ACCGCCTATGCGATCCCAATCCTAGCATTTGCTTTTGTCTGCCATCCTGAGGTCCTCCCCATCTACAGTGAACTTAAAGA TCGGTCCCGGAGAAAGATGCAGACAGTGTCCAACATTTCCATCACAGGGATGCTTGTCATGTACCTGCTTGCCGCTCTCTTTGGCTACCTCACCTTCTATG GGGAAGTTGAAGATGAGTTACTCCATGCGTACAGCAAAGTCTACACGTTTGATACCCCTCTACTCATGGTCCGCGTTGCAGTCCTGGTGGCAGTGACATTAACTGTGCCCATTGTCCTCTTCCCA ATTCGGACTTCTGTGATCACACTGCTGTTTCCCAAAAGACCCTTCAGCTGGATAAAACACTTCCTGATTGCTGCTGTGATCATTGCGCTCAACAATGTCCTGGTCATTCTTGTGCCCACCATCAAATACATCTTTGGATTCATAG GGGCTTCGTCTGCCACCATGCTGATTTTCATACTTCCAGCAGCTTTTTATCTCAAACTTGTCAAGAAGGAACCTCTTAGGTCACCCCAAAAGGTTGGG GCTTTGGTCTTCCTTGTGACTGGAATCATCTTCATGTTGGGAAGCATGGCACTCATTATAATCGACTGGATTTACAACCCTCCAAATCCCAAGCACCACTAA